A single genomic interval of Syngnathoides biaculeatus isolate LvHL_M chromosome 1, ASM1980259v1, whole genome shotgun sequence harbors:
- the tpd52 gene encoding tumor protein D52 isoform X1, whose amino-acid sequence MEANVKGSQQDLDPVAEVGQDAAMGVGPPSPIPTMTEEERQELQVELLRVEDEIQTLSQVLAVKERQLADIKRKLGVTPLNELKQNFSKTWQEVTTSSAYKRTSETLSHAGLKATAALSNVSAAISRRLEDVSKRSLQHSASMPVMRNAASFKTFEEKMGSWKNKMSPEMDASEQLNVPDEEPQHQDTPTTLDTPLH is encoded by the exons ATGGAGGCCAACGTGAAAG GCTCGCAGCAGGACCTGGACCCGGTGGCCGAGGTGGGGCAGGACGCGGCGATGGGCGTCGGACCGCCGTCGCCCATCCCTACGATGACGGAGGAGGAACGCCAGGAGCTGCAAGTGGAATTGTTGAGG GTGGAGGACGAGATCCAGACCCTGTCTCAGGTCCTGGCGGTGAAGGAGCGGCAGCTGGCCGACATCAAGCGGAAGCTGGGCGTGACGCCGCTCAACGAGCTCAAGCAGAACTTCAGCAAAACCTGGCAGGAAGTCACCACCTCGTCGGC GTACAAGAGGACGTCGGAGACGCTGTCGCACGCCGGCCTCAAGGCCACGGCGGCCTTGTCCAACGTGAGCGCCGCCATCAGCCGCAGGCTGGAAGACGTCAG CAAGCGCTCTTTGCAGCACTCGGCTAGCATGCCCGTCATGAG GAACGCCGCCTCATTCAAGACCTTTGAAGAGAAAATGGGATCATGGAAG AACAAGATGAGTCCAGAAATGGACGCCAGCGAGCAGCTCAACGTTCCAGATGAGGAGCCGCAGCACCAGGACACGCCCACCACCCTCGACACCCCCTtgcattaa
- the tpd52 gene encoding tumor protein D52 isoform X3, producing MEANVKGSQQDLDPVAEVGQDAAMGVGPPSPIPTMTEEERQELQVELLRVEDEIQTLSQVLAVKERQLADIKRKLGVTPLNELKQNFSKTWQEVTTSSAYKRTSETLSHAGLKATAALSNVSAAISRRLEDVR from the exons ATGGAGGCCAACGTGAAAG GCTCGCAGCAGGACCTGGACCCGGTGGCCGAGGTGGGGCAGGACGCGGCGATGGGCGTCGGACCGCCGTCGCCCATCCCTACGATGACGGAGGAGGAACGCCAGGAGCTGCAAGTGGAATTGTTGAGG GTGGAGGACGAGATCCAGACCCTGTCTCAGGTCCTGGCGGTGAAGGAGCGGCAGCTGGCCGACATCAAGCGGAAGCTGGGCGTGACGCCGCTCAACGAGCTCAAGCAGAACTTCAGCAAAACCTGGCAGGAAGTCACCACCTCGTCGGC GTACAAGAGGACGTCGGAGACGCTGTCGCACGCCGGCCTCAAGGCCACGGCGGCCTTGTCCAACGTGAGCGCCGCCATCAGCCGCAGGCTGGAAGACGTCAGGTGA
- the zbtb10 gene encoding zinc finger and BTB domain-containing protein 10 isoform X1 — MSGERNRRSLAFRGGGLAGLTGSGGSNSGGGAGNGNSWEVPACQDRHFNGNRPDQDDDGDLGATGPTRKRVEGAGSVSDSTEPEAEEEEDAEGAAAGSRGGDPDSAANGYKEAGAEDCARSGGPRKCGVEMRPQTLLQKHSLFHASWLHEFPWLRFCQQTGLMSCSWCRDVASRSGDELAKGSRSYKRALLLRHHLSSDHGRNDPSKQESGRPSDNASPSTNSSEDDYRNKPNENSYCYQLLQELDKQRKSGILCDVSIVVSGQVFRAHKNILVAGSRYFKTLYCLTQSEAQDRATVTHLDVAAVQGFSVILDFLYSGNLLLTSQNAIEVMSVASYLQMTEVVQSCRAFIKDALNISIKQEAPDSVVVDYNKRQTVAKEGQRGRPDRKPSNFWATSILSKLSIKASNNQGKEAAEDGEEDASRVKEESSDVEVTQVGAGPPGAPTGSWSHHNDNSSDSADNNEARAQVFVWNEPGAAAAIKREAPDAAVAGSGRRKKQATTRRFVYNFPPEPEEGFDEGMFIQPSASYPREDFSSLSENAELANQIQYSIIQPGESWENGESPLLAINKLKCPHCNYIAKHRRTLKRHLVIHSGVRSFSCDICGKLFTRREHVKRHSLVHKKDKKYKCMVCKKIFMLAASVGIRHGSRRYGVCVDCADSHQATQEGLEAMEFPRDDDFEGDEGDDLLEGDDSASADHDRAAWARGGGACPAPPGDDKEF, encoded by the exons ATGTCCGGTGAGAGGAACCGCAGGTCGCTGGCGTTCCGAGGCGGTGGACTAGCAGGGCTAACGGGCTCCGGAGGCTCCAACTCCGGCGGCGGAGCGGGGAACGGTAACAGCTGGGAGGTCCCGGCCTGCCAGGACCGACATTTTAACGGCAACCGGCCGGACCAAGACGACGACGGCGACCTGGGGGCGACGGGACCAACGCGGAAGCGGGTGGAGGGCGCAGGCTCGGTCAGCGACAGCACGGAGCccgaggcggaggaggaagaggacgcGGAGGGGGCGGCCGCCGGCAGCCGCGGGGGCGACCCCGACTCGGCGGCGAACGGCTACAAGGAAGCGGGCGCCGAGGACTGCGCCCGGTCGGGAGGACCCAGGAAATGCGGCGTGGAGATGAGACCGCAGACGCTGCTCCAGAAGCACTCGCTCTTCCACGCGTCGTGGCTCCACGAGTTCCCGTGGCTGCGCTTCTGTCAGCAGACGGGGCTCATGTCGTGCTCGTGGTGCCGCGACGTCGCCTCCCGGAGCGGCGACGAGCTGGCCAAGGGCAGCCGGAGCTACAAGCGGGCCCTGCTCCTCCGACATCACCTGTCGTCCGACCACGGCAGGAATGACCCGAGCAAACAG GAATCGGGGAGGCCCTCGGACAACGCCAGCCCGTCCACCAACTCCTCGGAGGACGACTACCGCAACAAGCCCAACGAGAACTCGTACTGCTACCAGCTGCTGCAGGAGCTGGACAAGCAGCGCAAGAGCGGCATCCTGTGCGACGTCAGCATCGTGGTGTCGGGCCAGGTGTTCCGCGCCCACAAGAACATCCTGGTGGCGGGCAGCCGCTACTTCAAGACCCTTTACTGCCTGACGCAGAGCGAGGCGCAGGACCGCGCCACCGTCACCCACCTGGACGTGGCCGCTGTGCAGGGCTTCTCGGTCATCCTGGATTTCCTCTACTCGGGCAACCTGCTGCTCACCAGCCAGAACGCCATCGAGGTGATGTCGGTGGCCAGCTACCTGCAGATGACGGAGGTGGTGCAGTCGTGCCGGGCGTTCATCAAGGACGCGCTCAACATCAgcatcaagcaggaggcgcCCGACTCGGTGGTGGTAGACTACAACAAGCGGCAGACGGTGGCCAAGGAGGGGCAGCGGGGGCGCCCCGACCGCAAGCCCAgcaacttctgggccaccagcatCCTCTCCAAGCTGTCCATCAAAGCCAGCAACAACCAAGGCAAGGAGGCGGCGGAGGACGGCGAGGAGGACGCCAGCAGGGTCAAGGAGGAGTCCAGCGACGTGGAGGTGACGCAAGTCGGGGCCGGTCCCCCCGGCGCCCCCACGGGCAGCTGGAGCCACCACAACGACAATTCCTCCGACTCCGCCGACAACAACGAGGCCCGCGCCCAGGTGTTCGTGTGGAACGAGCCGGGCGCGGCGGCGGCCATCAAGCGCGAGGCCCCCGACGCCGCCGTCGCCGGCAGCGGGCGCCGGAAAAAGCAGGCCACCACGCGGAGGTTCGTCTACAACTTCCCGCCCGAGCCCGAGGAGGGCTTCGACGAGGGCATGTTCATCCAGCCGTCCGCCTCCTACCCCCGGGAGGACTTCTCGTCGCTCTCGGAAAACGCCG agctGGCCAATCAGATCCAGTATAGCATCATCCAGCCAGGGGAATCCTGGGAAAATG GCGAGTCGCCGCTGCTGGCCATCAACAAGCTGAAGTGTCCGCACTGCAACTACATCGCCAAGCACCGGCGCACCCTCAAGAGGCACCTGGTCATCCACTCGGGCGTGCGCTCCTTCAGCTGCGACATCTGCGGGAAACTCTTCACCCGCCGCGAGCACGTCAAGAGACATTCCCTG GTGCACAAGAAAGACAAGAAGTACAAGTGCATGGTTTGCAAGAAGATCTTCATGCTGGCGGCCAGCGTGGGCATCCGCCACGGCTCGCGGCGCTACGGCGTCTGCGTGGACTGCGCCGACTCGCACCAGGCCACCCAGGAAGGCCTGGAGGCCATGGAGTTCCCCCGGGACGACGACTTCGAGGGCGACGAGGGCGACGACCTGCTGGAGGGCGACGACTCCGCCTCCGCCGACCACGACCGAGCCGCCTGGGCCCGCGGGGGCGGCGCCTGCCCCGCCCCTCCGGGGGACGACAAGGAGTTCTAG
- the tpd52 gene encoding tumor protein D52 isoform X2, which yields MEANVKGSQQDLDPVAEVGQDAAMGVGPPSPIPTMTEEERQELQVELLRVEDEIQTLSQVLAVKERQLADIKRKLGVTPLNELKQNFSKTWQEVTTSSAYKRTSETLSHAGLKATAALSNVSAAISRRLEDVRNAASFKTFEEKMGSWKNKMSPEMDASEQLNVPDEEPQHQDTPTTLDTPLH from the exons ATGGAGGCCAACGTGAAAG GCTCGCAGCAGGACCTGGACCCGGTGGCCGAGGTGGGGCAGGACGCGGCGATGGGCGTCGGACCGCCGTCGCCCATCCCTACGATGACGGAGGAGGAACGCCAGGAGCTGCAAGTGGAATTGTTGAGG GTGGAGGACGAGATCCAGACCCTGTCTCAGGTCCTGGCGGTGAAGGAGCGGCAGCTGGCCGACATCAAGCGGAAGCTGGGCGTGACGCCGCTCAACGAGCTCAAGCAGAACTTCAGCAAAACCTGGCAGGAAGTCACCACCTCGTCGGC GTACAAGAGGACGTCGGAGACGCTGTCGCACGCCGGCCTCAAGGCCACGGCGGCCTTGTCCAACGTGAGCGCCGCCATCAGCCGCAGGCTGGAAGACGTCAG GAACGCCGCCTCATTCAAGACCTTTGAAGAGAAAATGGGATCATGGAAG AACAAGATGAGTCCAGAAATGGACGCCAGCGAGCAGCTCAACGTTCCAGATGAGGAGCCGCAGCACCAGGACACGCCCACCACCCTCGACACCCCCTtgcattaa
- the zbtb10 gene encoding zinc finger and BTB domain-containing protein 10 isoform X2, producing the protein MSGERNRRSLAFRGGGLAGLTGSGGSNSGGGAGNGNSWEVPACQDRHFNGNRPDQDDDGDLGATGPTRKRVEGAGSVSDSTEPEAEEEEDAEGAAAGSRGGDPDSAANGYKEAGAEDCARSGGPRKCGVEMRPQTLLQKHSLFHASWLHEFPWLRFCQQTGLMSCSWCRDVASRSGDELAKGSRSYKRALLLRHHLSSDHGRNDPSKQESGRPSDNASPSTNSSEDDYRNKPNENSYCYQLLQELDKQRKSGILCDVSIVVSGQVFRAHKNILVAGSRYFKTLYCLTQSEAQDRATVTHLDVAAVQGFSVILDFLYSGNLLLTSQNAIEVMSVASYLQMTEVVQSCRAFIKDALNISIKQEAPDSVVVDYNKRQTVAKEGQRGRPDRKPSNFWATSILSKLSIKASNNQGKEAAEDGEEDASRVKEESSDVEVTQVGAGPPGAPTGSWSHHNDNSSDSADNNEARAQVFVWNEPGAAAAIKREAPDAAVAGSGRRKKQATTRRFVYNFPPEPEEGFDEGMFIQPSASYPREDFSSLSENAGESPLLAINKLKCPHCNYIAKHRRTLKRHLVIHSGVRSFSCDICGKLFTRREHVKRHSLVHKKDKKYKCMVCKKIFMLAASVGIRHGSRRYGVCVDCADSHQATQEGLEAMEFPRDDDFEGDEGDDLLEGDDSASADHDRAAWARGGGACPAPPGDDKEF; encoded by the exons ATGTCCGGTGAGAGGAACCGCAGGTCGCTGGCGTTCCGAGGCGGTGGACTAGCAGGGCTAACGGGCTCCGGAGGCTCCAACTCCGGCGGCGGAGCGGGGAACGGTAACAGCTGGGAGGTCCCGGCCTGCCAGGACCGACATTTTAACGGCAACCGGCCGGACCAAGACGACGACGGCGACCTGGGGGCGACGGGACCAACGCGGAAGCGGGTGGAGGGCGCAGGCTCGGTCAGCGACAGCACGGAGCccgaggcggaggaggaagaggacgcGGAGGGGGCGGCCGCCGGCAGCCGCGGGGGCGACCCCGACTCGGCGGCGAACGGCTACAAGGAAGCGGGCGCCGAGGACTGCGCCCGGTCGGGAGGACCCAGGAAATGCGGCGTGGAGATGAGACCGCAGACGCTGCTCCAGAAGCACTCGCTCTTCCACGCGTCGTGGCTCCACGAGTTCCCGTGGCTGCGCTTCTGTCAGCAGACGGGGCTCATGTCGTGCTCGTGGTGCCGCGACGTCGCCTCCCGGAGCGGCGACGAGCTGGCCAAGGGCAGCCGGAGCTACAAGCGGGCCCTGCTCCTCCGACATCACCTGTCGTCCGACCACGGCAGGAATGACCCGAGCAAACAG GAATCGGGGAGGCCCTCGGACAACGCCAGCCCGTCCACCAACTCCTCGGAGGACGACTACCGCAACAAGCCCAACGAGAACTCGTACTGCTACCAGCTGCTGCAGGAGCTGGACAAGCAGCGCAAGAGCGGCATCCTGTGCGACGTCAGCATCGTGGTGTCGGGCCAGGTGTTCCGCGCCCACAAGAACATCCTGGTGGCGGGCAGCCGCTACTTCAAGACCCTTTACTGCCTGACGCAGAGCGAGGCGCAGGACCGCGCCACCGTCACCCACCTGGACGTGGCCGCTGTGCAGGGCTTCTCGGTCATCCTGGATTTCCTCTACTCGGGCAACCTGCTGCTCACCAGCCAGAACGCCATCGAGGTGATGTCGGTGGCCAGCTACCTGCAGATGACGGAGGTGGTGCAGTCGTGCCGGGCGTTCATCAAGGACGCGCTCAACATCAgcatcaagcaggaggcgcCCGACTCGGTGGTGGTAGACTACAACAAGCGGCAGACGGTGGCCAAGGAGGGGCAGCGGGGGCGCCCCGACCGCAAGCCCAgcaacttctgggccaccagcatCCTCTCCAAGCTGTCCATCAAAGCCAGCAACAACCAAGGCAAGGAGGCGGCGGAGGACGGCGAGGAGGACGCCAGCAGGGTCAAGGAGGAGTCCAGCGACGTGGAGGTGACGCAAGTCGGGGCCGGTCCCCCCGGCGCCCCCACGGGCAGCTGGAGCCACCACAACGACAATTCCTCCGACTCCGCCGACAACAACGAGGCCCGCGCCCAGGTGTTCGTGTGGAACGAGCCGGGCGCGGCGGCGGCCATCAAGCGCGAGGCCCCCGACGCCGCCGTCGCCGGCAGCGGGCGCCGGAAAAAGCAGGCCACCACGCGGAGGTTCGTCTACAACTTCCCGCCCGAGCCCGAGGAGGGCTTCGACGAGGGCATGTTCATCCAGCCGTCCGCCTCCTACCCCCGGGAGGACTTCTCGTCGCTCTCGGAAAACGCCG GCGAGTCGCCGCTGCTGGCCATCAACAAGCTGAAGTGTCCGCACTGCAACTACATCGCCAAGCACCGGCGCACCCTCAAGAGGCACCTGGTCATCCACTCGGGCGTGCGCTCCTTCAGCTGCGACATCTGCGGGAAACTCTTCACCCGCCGCGAGCACGTCAAGAGACATTCCCTG GTGCACAAGAAAGACAAGAAGTACAAGTGCATGGTTTGCAAGAAGATCTTCATGCTGGCGGCCAGCGTGGGCATCCGCCACGGCTCGCGGCGCTACGGCGTCTGCGTGGACTGCGCCGACTCGCACCAGGCCACCCAGGAAGGCCTGGAGGCCATGGAGTTCCCCCGGGACGACGACTTCGAGGGCGACGAGGGCGACGACCTGCTGGAGGGCGACGACTCCGCCTCCGCCGACCACGACCGAGCCGCCTGGGCCCGCGGGGGCGGCGCCTGCCCCGCCCCTCCGGGGGACGACAAGGAGTTCTAG